One window of Siniperca chuatsi isolate FFG_IHB_CAS linkage group LG15, ASM2008510v1, whole genome shotgun sequence genomic DNA carries:
- the LOC122862131 gene encoding uncharacterized protein LOC122862131, with the protein MPHRGGGVAIFTAAQETLIVDMVRENNLIRLWEMRDKVIADNVNFESTDDVSLATIDRVLRRQKMRMKQVYRVPFERNSARHKDLRYEYVQRILQLDAMARPHEYLFLDEAGFNLQKRRQRGRNIIGQRAITEVPGQQGGNITLCAAMGLEGLVRRHAVLGSYNTQRLLTFLEELKDILQDRQHHHPGPAHHIYVIIWDNVRFHKTNQIREWFTTNRNHFLNVCLPPYSPFLNPIEEFFSSWRWKVYDRQPYTREKILRAMELACVDIPVETFQGWICHSRAFFLRCLARDNIACDVDEVMWPNAAQQHDAAQ; encoded by the exons ATGCCACATAGAGGTGGGGGGGTTGCCATATTTACAGCGGCACAAGAAACCCTCATTGTGGATATGGTTCGTGAGAACAACCTCATCAGACTCTGGGAGATGAGAGACAAAGTCATTGCCGATAATGTCAACTTTGAGAGCACTGATGATGTCAGCTTGGCCACAATAGACCGAGTTCTCCGGCGCCAAAAGATGCGGATGAAACAGGTCTATAGGGTTCCCTTTGAGCGCAATTCTGCGCGACACAAAGACCTACGTTACGAGTATGTGCAA aggATATTACAGTTGGATGCGATGGCCAGACCTCATGAGTACCTCTTCCTGGATGAGGCTGGCTTCAACCTGCAGAAACGAAGGCAAAGAGGCCGTAACATCATTGGCCAAAGAGCCATCACTGAGGTTCCTGGCCAACAGGGGGGTAATATTACTCTTTGTGCGGCCATGGGTTTGGAGGGGCTTGTCCGCCGGCATGCTGTCCTTGGGTCTTACAACACCCAACGTCTCCTCACCTTCCTAGAGGAGCTAAAAGACATCCTCCAGGACCGCCAACACCACCATCCTGGGCCCGCACATCACATTTATGTGATCATTTGGGACAATGTACGCttccacaaaacaaaccaaatcagAGAGTGGTTCACCACCAACAGGAACCACTTTTTAAACGTCTGTCTGCCACCCTACTCCCCTTTCCTGAACCCTATAGAGGAGTTCTTCTCATCGTGGAGATGGAAGGTTTATGACAGACAACCATACACTAGAGAGAAAATCCTAAGGGCAATGGAGCTCGCCTGTGTTGACATCCCAGTGGAGACCTTCCAAGGATGGATTTGCCATTCCAGGGCGTTTTTCCTGCGGTGCCTGGCAAGAGACAATATAGCCTGCGATGTGGATGAGGTGATGTGGCCCAATGCAGCTCAGCAACATGATGCCGCACAGTGA